CACTAGATCTACCCTCTTTTAAAAACATCAGCTTTGTTGAAAAAAGAAGACCGCAGCTGTATGAAGAACTTTTTGACACATATCGTACCGGTGTAACTTCAGTAGATTTAAGTTTGCGAAATGAGAATCTTAAAGTTTTAATCTCAGACACGGTTTTTCAGGTTGAAGAAGATGCTTTTAAACTTGTTGTACTTCAGAATATAGAAGATACGCTTAATCAAAACGAATCTGATTCCTGGAAGAAATTACTAAGTGTAATGACGCACGAGATTATGAATAGTATCGCGCCTATTTCTTCTCTGGCTGAAACCTTGCAACACCACATACAAGCCAGCCAGAAAAACCCGGAAAGCCATCCCCTTGATTTAGACGACCTCAACGCGGGGATAAGCAGTATTCAAAAACGTAGTGAAGGCTTAATGAAATTTGCCAAAACCTACCGCAGCCTAAGTAAGGTCACCCATCTTAATCTGGAAACCATAAAAGTCGCAGACTTGTTTAAAAACATAAGCGACCTTATGAAACCTACTTTAGCAGATAAGCAAATCCTGCTTCAGTTTAAAACTGAAAGTCCCGAAATGAGTCTGGAGATAGACAGTTATCTCATTGAACAGGTACTTATAAATCTTATTTTAAACGCAATAGATGCCTGTGTCTCTGCGGAACATGCACGTGTACTCATCACGGCTTCTCAAAATACACAAGGCCGTGTGCAACTAAAAGTAATAGATAATGGGACTGGTATTCCTGAAGAAATTAAGGATAGTATTTTTATTCCGTTTTTTAGCACTAAAAAAACCGGAAGCGGTGTAGGTCTTAGTTTAAGCAAGCAAATTATGACACTTCACAAAGGTAAAATTCAGATTAAAAGTGAACCCAATACCGGTACCGAAATACGCTTACTTTTTTAGAAAAACCATTATATTTTTACCAGTTCTCTATGGGCTAATCCCCAGGCAGCAATGGTATCTGTAAGTTCTTTTAAAGAAGACCCGTAGGGCGTAATTTTATAATATACGCTTATGGGTTTAGTATCTTCAACCACGCGTTCTACAAGCTTATTCATTTCTAAATCTTTAAGCTCTCTGCTTAACATTTTTCCCGAGATTCCTTTTACCTCGCGTAGTAATTCAGAATACCGCATTCCCTGATAACATAAACATGCAATTATTGATACTTTCCATTTTCCACTTAAAACATCCATAGTATCGTGTATAGCACGTATTTTCTGACTGCAGGTAATATTGTTTTCTAAATTCATTTTGAATCTTGTTAATGGTTACTTAAATGTCACTATCACTTTAGTTCACAAAGTTACTTTATGTCACCAACCTTTACTAATTTTACCGAAAATTTAAAGAAAACAAACATGAGTTTATTAGAAGATCTACAATGGCGCTATGCTGCTAAGAAAATGAACGGTGAGCAGATACCGCAGGAGAAATTAGATTATATATTAGAAGCGGCGCGACTTGCACCGTCTTCATCGGGTTTACAGCCCTATAAAATATTTGTAATCTCAAACAGAGATTTGCTTGCTAAAATAAAAGAAGTAGCCTGGGGTCAAAGTCAGGTTATAGATTGTTCTCATTTACTAGTTTTTGCTGCCTGGGACGGGTATTCTAATGAGCGTGTGACTGAAGTATTTAACTATACGATGGATGAGCGCGGATTGCCACATTCTACTATGGATGATTACAAGGCAACTATAATGGGTCTTTATGAGCCTTTAGGTAAAGAGTGGCAGGCAGACCACGCTTCTAAACAAAGTTATATTTCTTTTGCTATGGCAATCGCAGCAGCGGCAGAGCAAAAAGTAGATGCAACTCCTATTGAAGGATTTTTACCTCCTAAAGTAGATGAACTTTTAGGCCTTGAAAACAGCGGTTATAAGAGCACACTTCTTCTTACGCTAGGCTATCGTGATGCAGACAATGACTGGTTAGTTAATATGAAAAAAGTGCGTACCCCTAAAGAAGATTTTATCACCGAAATAAAATAAAGTTATTTCTGTTTAGAAACTATAAATGCCCGCTAAAGCGGGCATTTATTTTAAGACGTACTAAACGCAACATTCAGTAAAACCTAAAAAACCCGTATTGCTACGGGTTTTTTCAGAAGGTCTAATGTTTACTACTAGAATACACCTATAAAGTGACTTCCTGTAGTGTTTACCAATTCAGCTCCTTTTGTAACTGCGCCGGTGTCAGTATCTATAACATAAATGTTTCCATTTTTACCTACGGGAGCCTGAGTTACATAAATCTCATTACCATCTACTACAAATCCCTGATATTGGAATAAGTAAAAGTCAGGATCGTAAGGTATAGCATCAATTTTTTGTGCGGTTTTAGTTTCTAAATCTACTAATGCAAAAAACCCTTGAGCTCCTGCAACACCTTCTGCAGAACCTGCGTGACGGTAAGCAACAACAGCCTTTCCATTAGCTGCTGGTCTCCACGCAAGAATATAAGCATCGTCAACGCCTAAAGCAGTGTCTAAATTAAACACATACGAATCATCATATGTATTGTCTGCATTTATTTTTAAGATATGCGAACCTTGAGGATCGCCTTGATTTGCCTGGTAAACACTTCCATTATAAAGAAAAGAGTTGATACTTCTGTATCCGTTTGTGTTACCTAATCCTACATTAGAAGTTATAACCGTAGGATTTAATAATGATGGGTAATCTAACACGATCGTTTTAGATCCTAAAATCTCATAGCCAGATTCACTTTCTACCGTATCAGGGTTTACTTTACTTAAACGCGCTCCTATATACAATTTGTCTCCTGCAGCATTTAAAGTGGGCATATCTATTCTTGAAATATAATATCCATCTGCTTCTTCCTCGGCAGTTAACCGAAGGGTAGATTCTTCAAAATTCTTTATTAACGAGTTTTCTAAATCTAAGGTTACAATACCCATTGTTGCTTCGGTACG
The sequence above is a segment of the Leeuwenhoekiella sp. MAR_2009_132 genome. Coding sequences within it:
- a CDS encoding sensor histidine kinase, which gives rise to MTYKGYFIQLFLRVLLLLAALISIAYGVVKSNTYALWGGALVSIIILYNLYRFLIRRFEEMDDFFESVKYRDFSRWFSEKHGPQDIRTLHKGFNNVNKTIKAINNERQAQFVYLQKILEMVDVGIVAYNLDSGEVLWANESLITTLDLPSFKNISFVEKRRPQLYEELFDTYRTGVTSVDLSLRNENLKVLISDTVFQVEEDAFKLVVLQNIEDTLNQNESDSWKKLLSVMTHEIMNSIAPISSLAETLQHHIQASQKNPESHPLDLDDLNAGISSIQKRSEGLMKFAKTYRSLSKVTHLNLETIKVADLFKNISDLMKPTLADKQILLQFKTESPEMSLEIDSYLIEQVLINLILNAIDACVSAEHARVLITASQNTQGRVQLKVIDNGTGIPEEIKDSIFIPFFSTKKTGSGVGLSLSKQIMTLHKGKIQIKSEPNTGTEIRLLF
- a CDS encoding winged helix-turn-helix transcriptional regulator, with the protein product MNLENNITCSQKIRAIHDTMDVLSGKWKVSIIACLCYQGMRYSELLREVKGISGKMLSRELKDLEMNKLVERVVEDTKPISVYYKITPYGSSLKELTDTIAAWGLAHRELVKI
- a CDS encoding nitroreductase family protein encodes the protein MSLLEDLQWRYAAKKMNGEQIPQEKLDYILEAARLAPSSSGLQPYKIFVISNRDLLAKIKEVAWGQSQVIDCSHLLVFAAWDGYSNERVTEVFNYTMDERGLPHSTMDDYKATIMGLYEPLGKEWQADHASKQSYISFAMAIAAAAEQKVDATPIEGFLPPKVDELLGLENSGYKSTLLLTLGYRDADNDWLVNMKKVRTPKEDFITEIK